In the genome of Spirochaetia bacterium, one region contains:
- a CDS encoding ABC transporter permease, which yields MIKNERKSMGSEYDEKVKLNLIGKIKAQSIRVATKDIKAKNKTGEVQFPFSEDMKVSDNVVASVQASKKDSRHYLLGTDYSGRDMLARIIYGGQISMLIGLVGTLCSVFIGIVLGALAGYRGGRVDSLIMRIVDVLYGLPYMLIVIICMAVFGRNIINLFVALALVSWLTIARMVRGQIMSLKNSEYVEAARSMGAKTWRIIFRHMIPNSLSIIIVYSTLRIPGFIMEESFLSFLGLGVQAPYASWGSLISDGVASMTLYPWRLIFPSIAMTAFLFAMNFLGDGLRDAFDPQSKNQL from the coding sequence ATGATCAAGAATGAGAGAAAATCAATGGGATCTGAATATGACGAAAAGGTCAAGCTGAATCTTATTGGAAAAATCAAAGCACAAAGTATCCGGGTCGCCACAAAAGATATCAAGGCTAAGAATAAAACCGGAGAAGTGCAATTTCCTTTTTCTGAGGACATGAAGGTTTCCGATAATGTGGTGGCTTCTGTGCAGGCTTCAAAAAAAGACAGCAGGCATTATTTGCTTGGAACGGATTACAGTGGACGTGACATGCTGGCCCGTATCATCTATGGCGGTCAGATTTCGATGCTTATAGGTTTGGTCGGGACATTGTGTTCTGTCTTTATAGGTATAGTACTGGGAGCTTTGGCCGGATACCGTGGCGGGAGAGTTGATTCCCTGATCATGCGTATCGTTGATGTACTGTACGGTTTGCCTTATATGCTGATTGTCATTATCTGCATGGCAGTATTCGGAAGAAATATCATAAATCTGTTTGTGGCATTGGCACTGGTCAGCTGGCTCACAATAGCCAGGATGGTCCGTGGGCAGATAATGAGCCTCAAGAACAGTGAATATGTCGAGGCTGCCCGTTCGATGGGCGCAAAGACCTGGCGGATTATATTCCGCCATATGATTCCGAATTCCCTTTCGATCATTATAGTATATTCAACTTTGCGTATTCCTGGATTCATAATGGAAGAATCTTTCTTGTCTTTCCTTGGATTAGGCGTACAAGCTCCATATGCTTCTTGGGGCTCTCTGATCAGTGACGGCGTTGCAAGTATGACTTTGTATCCGTGGAGATTGATTTTCCCTTCGATTGCAATGACTGCCTTTCTCTTTGCCATGAATTTTCTTGGTGATGGACTACGGGATGCCTTTGATCCCCAGAGCAAGAACCAGCTGTAG
- the oppB gene encoding oligopeptide ABC transporter permease OppB: protein MAKYIVRRLLGMIPTLLVIITLSFFIVRVAPGGPFDGERVLPETIKENIEAKYHLNEPLVQQYGRYLFDVLRGDLGPSYKYKDYNVNYYIGHSLPNSVVLGSIAMVLALIFGILFGVLAAVYQNSWIDYLTMGLAVIGISVPLFVIGPVLQLVFAMNLHWFPTSGWYTTGEGYSTIVLPALSLSFAYFATIARLTRSSMLDTLRSDYIRTAKAKGMKNSTIIMKHAMKGAMLPIVSYLGPAFAGIVTGSIVIEQVFRVPGIGKFFVQSSFNRDYTLIVGVVIVFSVILVFMNFLVDIVYALLDPRITY, encoded by the coding sequence ATGGCAAAATATATTGTACGTCGTCTATTGGGAATGATTCCTACCTTATTGGTGATCATTACCCTAAGTTTTTTTATAGTGAGGGTTGCACCTGGCGGCCCTTTTGATGGTGAACGAGTACTTCCAGAGACCATAAAAGAAAACATAGAAGCAAAGTATCACCTGAATGAACCACTTGTCCAGCAATATGGGAGGTACCTGTTCGATGTATTGAGAGGTGATTTGGGTCCTTCCTATAAATATAAAGACTATAACGTCAATTATTACATTGGCCATTCATTGCCGAATTCTGTTGTTCTTGGTTCTATTGCTATGGTACTTGCTCTTATATTCGGTATCCTGTTCGGTGTCTTGGCAGCTGTGTACCAGAATTCTTGGATTGATTACCTGACGATGGGGCTGGCTGTCATCGGAATTTCTGTTCCTCTATTCGTTATCGGTCCTGTGTTGCAACTGGTTTTTGCGATGAACCTCCATTGGTTTCCTACTTCGGGCTGGTATACGACGGGGGAGGGATATTCTACTATCGTATTGCCCGCTCTTTCTCTATCATTCGCCTATTTTGCTACTATTGCACGCCTGACAAGGTCTTCTATGCTGGATACGCTGAGAAGTGACTATATACGGACAGCAAAAGCCAAGGGAATGAAAAATTCGACAATCATTATGAAACATGCCATGAAAGGTGCAATGCTCCCTATTGTGAGTTACCTGGGGCCTGCTTTTGCAGGTATTGTAACTGGCTCAATAGTCATCGAACAAGTATTCCGAGTTCCTGGCATAGGCAAGTTCTTTGTACAAAGTTCCTTCAACAGGGACTACACCCTGATTGTCGGTGTTGTCATCGTCTTTTCGGTTATCCTTGTCTTCATGAATTTCCTTGTGGACATCGTATATGCCCTGCTTGACCCGCGGATTACCTATTGA